In Kineococcus endophyticus, a single window of DNA contains:
- a CDS encoding FAD/NAD(P)-binding protein — protein MSRPTRVGIVGAGPRVLVLLQRLSAHAHHAARELEVHVVDPFDSGAGRVWRRVQDPLLWMNSRAADISVLPDASVTGLTPPVLRGPSLAEWVAEHRADLLREAAGNHAAQAELLDHGPASFTSRRLASRYFADAWDRTVSALPAGVRVHRHHRTVLDLTDDPVDGGQVLHLDGGPSTDGTGADETLPVDVVLLAQGHLDVRPGPRERRTAGFARAHGLAYVRPGYTSEQDLDVLAPGADVVVVGMGLAFVDLVVRLTEGRGGRFEERADGGLDYRPGGREPRLHVGSRRGVPYRSKIDYPVPADLGLPRYYSARTVDAVHGNGLLDLRADLWPLIAREMAGAHYRELFRSHPGRTTVPAAEFDEAFGRAAWGSAELDEFVGRAVPDPADRFDLADLDRPLDGWWGTSAEEVHARVLAHVEGDRARRSDPRSSPDAAVLAAVLSAYVVTAGLHAAGRLNARSTAVDLDGWWHGFFSYVASGPPPQRLRQLAALARAGVVRFLGADVHVEADPTPGVAAFTAGSGSGPHEVRAQGLVEARLPVPDLEWTSDVLLGRLRDRGEVRAHEIVDDGSRWSNGRLVVDATARLVGRDGKAHPRRFATGAWVSGEASAAAFARPGTDAELFRRADRLAAELLRAASASSGPSPVPLSTPQGDRR, from the coding sequence GTGTCCCGTCCCACCCGTGTCGGCATCGTCGGTGCCGGACCCCGCGTTCTCGTCCTGCTGCAACGCCTCTCCGCCCACGCCCACCACGCCGCCCGGGAGCTCGAGGTCCACGTCGTGGACCCCTTCGACTCCGGCGCCGGCCGCGTCTGGCGCCGGGTCCAGGACCCGCTGCTGTGGATGAACTCCCGCGCCGCCGACATCAGCGTCCTGCCGGACGCGTCCGTCACCGGCCTCACCCCGCCCGTCCTGCGCGGTCCCTCCCTCGCCGAGTGGGTCGCGGAGCACCGCGCCGACCTGCTCCGCGAGGCGGCGGGGAACCACGCGGCGCAGGCGGAGCTCCTGGACCACGGTCCGGCCTCCTTCACCTCCCGGCGCCTGGCCAGCCGGTACTTCGCCGACGCCTGGGACCGCACGGTGTCCGCCCTCCCGGCGGGGGTCCGGGTGCACCGGCACCACCGGACGGTGCTGGACCTCACCGACGACCCCGTCGACGGCGGCCAGGTGCTGCACCTGGACGGCGGACCCAGCACCGACGGGACCGGCGCGGACGAGACCCTCCCGGTGGACGTGGTGCTCCTCGCCCAGGGACACCTCGACGTCCGCCCGGGCCCCCGGGAACGCCGCACGGCCGGTTTCGCCCGGGCGCACGGCCTGGCCTACGTCCGTCCCGGGTACACGAGCGAACAGGACCTGGACGTGCTGGCCCCCGGCGCGGACGTCGTCGTGGTGGGCATGGGCCTGGCCTTCGTCGACCTCGTGGTGCGCCTCACCGAGGGCCGCGGTGGACGGTTCGAGGAGCGGGCGGACGGCGGGCTGGACTACCGGCCCGGTGGCCGCGAACCGCGGTTGCACGTCGGGTCCCGGCGCGGGGTCCCCTACCGCTCCAAGATCGACTACCCCGTCCCGGCCGACCTCGGGCTCCCCCGGTACTACTCGGCGCGCACGGTGGACGCGGTCCACGGGAACGGCCTGCTGGACCTGCGCGCGGACCTCTGGCCGCTCATCGCACGCGAGATGGCGGGCGCCCACTACCGCGAGCTCTTCCGTTCCCACCCGGGCCGGACGACCGTTCCGGCCGCGGAGTTCGACGAGGCGTTCGGCCGGGCGGCGTGGGGTTCGGCCGAGCTCGACGAGTTCGTGGGGCGCGCCGTGCCGGACCCCGCGGACCGGTTCGACCTCGCGGACCTCGACCGCCCCCTCGACGGGTGGTGGGGGACGTCCGCCGAGGAGGTGCACGCCCGCGTCCTGGCGCACGTCGAGGGCGACCGGGCGCGGCGCAGCGACCCCCGGTCCTCCCCCGACGCCGCGGTGCTGGCGGCCGTCCTGTCCGCCTACGTCGTCACCGCCGGCCTGCACGCGGCGGGCCGCCTGAACGCCCGGTCGACGGCCGTCGACCTCGACGGCTGGTGGCACGGGTTCTTCAGCTACGTCGCCAGCGGCCCTCCGCCGCAACGGCTCCGCCAGCTCGCGGCCCTGGCCCGCGCCGGCGTGGTCCGGTTCCTCGGGGCCGACGTCCACGTCGAGGCGGACCCGACCCCGGGGGTCGCCGCCTTCACGGCGGGTTCGGGCAGCGGCCCGCACGAGGTCCGCGCTCAGGGACTCGTCGAGGCCCGCCTGCCCGTGCCCGACCTCGAGTGGACGTCCGACGTCCTGCTGGGCCGGCTGCGCGACCGCGGCGAGGTCCGGGCCCACGAGATCGTCGACGACGGGTCGCGGTGGTCCAACGGCCGCCTCGTCGTGGACGCCACGGCCCGCCTCGTGGGTCGCGACGGGAAAGCCCACCCGCGGCGGTTCGCCACCGGCGCGTGGGTCTCCGGCGAGGCCTCGGCCGCCGCGTTCGCCCGCCCCGGCACCGACGCGGAACTGTTCCGCCGCGCCGACCGGCTCGCGGCCGAGCTCCTGCGGGCCGCCTCCGCGTCCTCCGGTCCGTCACCCGTTCCGCTGTCCACCCCGCAGGGAGACCGTCGATGA
- a CDS encoding ABC transporter substrate-binding protein, which yields MISRRTWLLSLAATPLAVSACATGTADPAAAPAAAPSGAAGGVDTSPAQTGRVTAQAVPEIAATVPQAVRDRGTLVIGTTGNGAPPLSFKADDDKTVIGIEPDIALLVAGVLGLEPDVRATSWENLFLSVDSGQFDVGFSNITVTEERKEKYDFASYRVDTLAWEVAKDSEISTIAGPAGVAGLTVSVGSGTNQEKVLLDWNRQNEAAGREPAAIQYYQQASDTYLALKSGRIQANFGPNPTAAYHALVAGDTKIVGTVPGGGTIQADIAAMTKKDDGLVQALAAALDHLIAGGQYAATLKRWNLANEAVPQSQVNPPGLPKTA from the coding sequence GTGATCAGCCGTCGTACCTGGCTCCTGTCGCTGGCCGCCACCCCGCTGGCCGTGTCCGCGTGCGCCACCGGCACCGCCGACCCCGCCGCCGCACCCGCGGCCGCACCGTCGGGCGCGGCCGGGGGCGTCGACACCAGCCCCGCCCAGACGGGACGGGTGACCGCCCAGGCCGTCCCGGAGATCGCGGCCACGGTGCCCCAGGCGGTCCGGGACCGTGGGACCCTCGTCATCGGCACGACCGGCAACGGGGCCCCTCCGCTGAGCTTCAAGGCGGACGACGACAAGACCGTCATCGGGATCGAACCCGACATCGCCCTGCTCGTCGCCGGGGTGCTCGGGCTGGAGCCCGACGTGCGGGCGACCAGCTGGGAGAACCTCTTCCTCTCGGTCGACTCCGGCCAGTTCGACGTGGGGTTCTCCAACATCACCGTCACCGAGGAGCGCAAGGAGAAGTACGACTTCGCCTCCTACCGCGTCGACACGCTGGCGTGGGAGGTCGCGAAGGACTCCGAGATCTCGACGATCGCCGGCCCGGCGGGCGTCGCGGGCCTCACGGTGTCGGTCGGCTCCGGCACGAACCAGGAGAAGGTGCTGCTGGACTGGAACCGGCAGAACGAGGCCGCCGGCCGCGAGCCCGCCGCCATCCAGTACTACCAGCAGGCCTCCGACACCTACCTCGCGCTGAAGTCCGGGCGCATCCAGGCGAACTTCGGCCCGAACCCCACCGCCGCCTACCACGCCCTCGTCGCCGGCGACACGAAGATCGTCGGCACCGTCCCCGGCGGCGGCACGATCCAGGCGGACATCGCCGCGATGACGAAGAAGGACGACGGCCTCGTCCAGGCGCTCGCCGCCGCGCTGGACCACCTCATCGCCGGCGGGCAGTACGCGGCGACGCTGAAGCGCTGGAACCTCGCGAACGAGGCCGTGCCGCAGTCCCAGGTGAACCCGCCGGGGCTGCCCAAGACCGCCTGA
- a CDS encoding acyltransferase family protein, which produces MAVIRVPSVAVPLPAARPAFRPDVEGLRAVALGCVLLFHAGVPFARGGNVGVDVFFVISGFLITGLLVRELGTTGRVDLPAFYARRARRILPSAGVVLVLTLAGTALLAPALQAGTGRAAVASALQAANWWLLSAGDLHVPLTHYWSLAVEEQFYLVWPVLLLLARRRPLVALGLLSAASYGASVLLTPGHELLAYLGTGTRMWQFGLGAALALLAPRVAGFTAVHPGLTSRVRWAAAGVLASAVVWAGWVDYPGWAALVPTLAAALLIGAGASDPASGPGRLLVWRPVRFCGRISYTWYLWHVPATFFAVTLFPSLDRWPFLLAVELLAGGLAFLMTVLVEDPLRRSRFVASTRRGLVLGAAVTAVSLGAALLAVG; this is translated from the coding sequence GTGGCAGTCATCCGGGTCCCCTCCGTCGCCGTCCCCCTCCCGGCCGCGCGCCCGGCCTTCCGGCCCGACGTCGAGGGGCTGCGGGCCGTCGCGCTCGGGTGCGTGCTCCTCTTCCACGCCGGGGTGCCCTTCGCCCGCGGCGGGAACGTCGGTGTCGACGTGTTCTTCGTCATCTCGGGGTTCCTCATCACCGGCCTGCTGGTGCGGGAACTGGGCACCACCGGCCGTGTCGACCTGCCCGCGTTCTACGCCCGGCGGGCCCGGCGCATCCTGCCGAGCGCGGGGGTGGTCCTCGTGCTGACGCTGGCCGGGACGGCGCTGCTGGCCCCCGCCCTCCAGGCCGGGACGGGGCGGGCCGCCGTCGCGTCGGCGCTGCAGGCGGCGAACTGGTGGTTGCTGTCCGCGGGCGACCTGCACGTCCCGCTGACGCACTACTGGTCCCTCGCGGTGGAGGAGCAGTTCTACCTCGTGTGGCCCGTGCTGCTCCTCCTCGCGCGGCGGCGCCCGCTCGTGGCGCTGGGGCTCCTCAGCGCGGCGTCGTACGGGGCGAGCGTGCTCCTCACCCCGGGGCACGAACTGCTCGCCTACCTCGGGACGGGGACGCGGATGTGGCAGTTCGGCCTCGGGGCCGCCCTGGCCCTCCTGGCGCCCCGCGTCGCCGGGTTCACCGCCGTCCACCCGGGGCTGACCTCCCGGGTCCGCTGGGCCGCCGCGGGGGTCCTCGCCTCGGCGGTCGTCTGGGCGGGCTGGGTGGACTACCCCGGCTGGGCCGCCCTGGTGCCGACCCTGGCCGCTGCCCTGCTCATCGGTGCGGGGGCGAGCGACCCGGCCTCCGGCCCCGGCCGCCTCCTCGTGTGGCGGCCGGTCCGGTTCTGCGGTCGCATCTCCTACACCTGGTACCTGTGGCACGTCCCGGCGACGTTCTTCGCGGTCACGCTGTTCCCCTCGCTCGACCGGTGGCCGTTCCTCCTCGCCGTCGAGCTCCTCGCCGGCGGGCTGGCGTTCCTGATGACCGTCCTCGTCGAGGACCCGCTGCGGCGCAGCCGGTTCGTCGCCTCGACGCGGCGGGGTCTCGTGCTCGGCGCTGCCGTGACCGCGGTGTCGCTGGGGGCGGCGCTGCTGGCGGTCGGGTGA
- a CDS encoding putative leader peptide translates to MTARTAARPPLVRRRHVDLCRLSSAVCPGR, encoded by the coding sequence GTGACCGCACGCACCGCCGCCCGGCCCCCGCTCGTCCGCCGCCGGCACGTGGACCTCTGCCGTCTGAGCTCGGCGGTGTGCCCGGGGCGCTGA
- a CDS encoding amino acid ABC transporter ATP-binding protein encodes MSPTLATTPGPAATAAPVVHLAGVHKRFGALEVLRGIDLSVAAGTVTVVLGASGSGKSTLLRTINHLEKVDAGLVEVNGDLIGYRRAGRHLRELHEREVLRQRSRIGFVFQHFNLFPHLTVLENVVEAPVSAQRRRRTEVEVEARALLERVGLLDKADEYPRRLSGGQQQRVAIARALALRPSLVLFDEPTSALDPELVGEVLDVIRDLAAAGTTMVVVTHEIGFAREVADRVLFLHEGVVLEEGSPAEVFDHPRHDRTRAFLAKVL; translated from the coding sequence ATGAGCCCCACGCTCGCCACGACGCCGGGCCCTGCCGCCACGGCCGCGCCCGTCGTGCACCTCGCCGGTGTCCACAAGAGGTTCGGGGCGCTGGAGGTCCTGCGCGGGATCGACCTGTCCGTCGCCGCCGGCACGGTCACCGTGGTGCTCGGCGCGTCCGGTTCGGGCAAGTCGACGTTACTGCGGACCATCAACCACCTCGAGAAGGTCGACGCGGGCCTGGTCGAGGTGAACGGCGACCTCATCGGCTACCGGCGGGCGGGCCGGCACCTGCGCGAACTGCACGAGCGGGAGGTCCTGCGCCAGCGCTCCCGCATCGGCTTCGTGTTCCAGCACTTCAACCTGTTCCCGCACCTCACCGTCCTCGAGAACGTCGTCGAGGCCCCCGTCTCAGCGCAGAGGCGCCGACGGACCGAGGTGGAGGTGGAGGCGCGGGCGCTGCTGGAACGGGTCGGCCTGCTGGACAAGGCCGACGAGTACCCCCGCCGGCTGTCCGGTGGTCAGCAGCAGCGGGTCGCGATCGCCCGCGCGCTCGCCCTGCGCCCCTCGCTCGTCCTCTTCGACGAACCCACCTCCGCCCTGGACCCCGAACTCGTCGGGGAGGTGCTGGACGTCATCCGCGACCTGGCCGCCGCCGGGACGACGATGGTCGTCGTCACCCACGAGATCGGTTTCGCCCGCGAGGTGGCCGACCGCGTGCTCTTCCTGCACGAGGGCGTCGTCCTGGAGGAGGGCAGTCCCGCCGAGGTGTTCGACCACCCCCGGCACGACCGCACCCGGGCGTTCCTGGCCAAGGTGCTCTGA
- a CDS encoding VIT1/CCC1 transporter family protein: MAVSHPGEPALHQGEVGSRLNWLRAAVLGANDGIVSVAGLVVGVAGATADRSVLLTAGVAGLVAGALSMAAGEYVSVSTQRDTQRALLDTERRELAEMPEAELEELARIYVAKGLSEPLARQVAAELTAGDALRAHADAELGIDPDEVVSPWQAAWASAVSFTVGALVPLLTIVLLPVGVRVAACFVAVVLALALTGAVSAHLGGAGHRRATVRTVLGGAVAMAVTYGIGHLVGRSV; this comes from the coding sequence GTGGCCGTGTCGCACCCGGGAGAGCCGGCGCTGCACCAGGGCGAGGTGGGCTCGCGGCTGAACTGGCTGCGCGCGGCCGTGCTGGGCGCCAACGACGGGATCGTGTCGGTCGCCGGCCTCGTCGTCGGGGTCGCCGGGGCGACGGCGGACCGGTCCGTGCTGCTGACGGCCGGCGTGGCCGGGCTCGTCGCCGGCGCCCTGTCGATGGCGGCCGGCGAGTACGTCTCCGTGTCCACCCAGCGTGACACCCAGCGCGCCCTCCTGGACACCGAACGCCGCGAGCTGGCCGAGATGCCGGAGGCCGAACTCGAGGAACTCGCGCGGATCTACGTCGCCAAGGGCCTGTCCGAACCCCTGGCGCGCCAGGTGGCCGCCGAGCTGACGGCCGGGGACGCCCTGCGGGCGCACGCCGACGCCGAGCTCGGCATCGATCCCGACGAGGTCGTCAGCCCCTGGCAGGCGGCCTGGGCGTCGGCGGTCTCCTTCACCGTGGGGGCCCTCGTCCCGCTGCTGACGATCGTCCTGCTGCCGGTGGGCGTCCGGGTGGCCGCGTGCTTCGTCGCGGTCGTCCTCGCGCTCGCGCTCACCGGGGCGGTGAGCGCGCACCTCGGCGGGGCGGGCCACCGCCGGGCCACGGTGCGGACCGTGCTGGGCGGCGCGGTGGCGATGGCCGTCACGTACGGGATCGGGCACCTCGTCGGCCGGTCCGTCTAG
- a CDS encoding ATP-grasp domain-containing protein — protein sequence MTSETTHPQAATRASWSLEPGGEPRVHVLHENPDWFAPFEAAFRAEGVPFQEVLLTEGSVDLDAEPAAGVYWSRLSASSHTRGHVHAKEYTRSVLAWLEGWGRRVVGGSPVVELEVSKVRQHALLRRNGIDVPRTLAVFGRDDLVRRARELPVPFITKHNQGGKGLGVRRFDSHEEFEAHVASPEFEEPVDGVTLLQEFLRTADPFVTRAEFVGGRFVYAVRVDTSAGSFELCPADACEVPGPGVEPFALRPEVTADTPVVRRCAELLRAAGLEIAGVEFAETVDGRTVVYDVNTNTNYNPAVEAVAPESAPGAIARHLGDLLRAEVLHRPAAAVSDG from the coding sequence ATGACCAGCGAGACCACCCACCCGCAGGCCGCCACCCGCGCGAGCTGGTCGCTCGAGCCCGGTGGAGAACCCCGGGTCCACGTCCTGCACGAGAACCCGGACTGGTTCGCGCCGTTCGAGGCGGCGTTCCGGGCCGAGGGCGTCCCCTTCCAGGAGGTGCTGCTCACGGAGGGTTCCGTCGACCTCGACGCCGAACCCGCGGCCGGGGTCTACTGGTCGCGCCTGAGCGCGTCGTCGCACACGCGCGGGCACGTGCACGCGAAGGAGTACACGCGGTCCGTCCTGGCGTGGCTCGAGGGCTGGGGACGTCGCGTCGTGGGTGGTTCGCCCGTGGTCGAGCTCGAGGTGAGCAAGGTCCGTCAGCACGCGCTGCTGCGGCGCAACGGGATCGACGTCCCGCGCACGCTCGCGGTGTTCGGGCGAGACGACCTGGTGCGCCGGGCGCGGGAGCTGCCCGTCCCGTTCATCACCAAGCACAACCAGGGGGGCAAGGGGCTGGGGGTGCGGCGGTTCGACTCCCACGAGGAGTTCGAGGCGCACGTCGCCTCGCCGGAGTTCGAGGAACCCGTCGACGGCGTCACGCTGCTGCAGGAGTTCCTGCGGACCGCCGATCCGTTCGTCACGCGCGCCGAGTTCGTCGGCGGCCGGTTCGTCTACGCGGTCCGCGTCGACACCTCGGCCGGGAGCTTCGAGCTGTGCCCGGCCGACGCGTGCGAGGTCCCGGGCCCGGGGGTGGAACCCTTCGCCCTGCGGCCCGAGGTGACCGCCGACACCCCGGTGGTCCGCCGGTGCGCCGAGCTGCTGCGCGCCGCGGGGCTGGAGATCGCCGGGGTCGAGTTCGCCGAGACCGTCGACGGGCGCACCGTGGTCTACGACGTCAACACCAACACGAACTACAACCCCGCGGTGGAGGCGGTCGCCCCGGAGTCGGCCCCCGGGGCGATCGCCCGCCACCTCGGTGACCTGCTGCGCGCCGAGGTGCTGCACCGCCCGGCGGCGGCGGTCAGCGACGGGTGA
- a CDS encoding amino acid ABC transporter permease, giving the protein MSDTTRTVPDVTAAPVVPRSAPARPLTVLPARHPWRWVATAVVAVLAAMAVNALVTNPAWEWPTVGQFLFSATILESMWLTVRLTLVGTAIGLVLGTVLALMRMSHNPLLKAVSFTYTSVFRSVPLILQLLFWYNLAILYEVIGFGVPFGPQFWTFPTQSLIGPLTAAFLGLGLHQAAYFAEIVRSGFLAVDPGQREAAAALGIPQARQFWRIQLPQALRIIVPTTGNEVIGLLKGTSVVYVMALPELFYQVQVVYNRTGRVIPLLLVAAVWYTVLTTVLSVLQWLVERHYGRGSSRAGTPLPFLTLLRTARAGRARRHGDAR; this is encoded by the coding sequence ATGAGCGACACCACCCGCACCGTCCCGGACGTCACCGCCGCCCCGGTGGTTCCGCGGTCCGCCCCCGCCCGACCGCTCACGGTGCTGCCGGCCCGCCACCCGTGGCGCTGGGTGGCCACGGCCGTCGTCGCGGTGCTCGCCGCGATGGCCGTCAACGCCCTCGTCACCAACCCCGCGTGGGAGTGGCCGACCGTCGGGCAGTTCCTCTTCTCGGCCACGATCCTGGAGTCGATGTGGCTCACGGTCCGGCTGACCCTCGTGGGCACCGCGATCGGCCTGGTCCTCGGCACCGTCCTGGCGCTCATGCGGATGTCGCACAACCCGCTGCTGAAGGCCGTCAGCTTCACCTACACCAGCGTCTTCCGCTCGGTCCCGCTGATCCTGCAGCTGCTGTTCTGGTACAACCTGGCGATCCTGTACGAGGTCATCGGGTTCGGCGTCCCGTTCGGCCCGCAGTTCTGGACGTTCCCGACCCAGAGCCTCATCGGGCCCCTGACGGCGGCGTTCCTCGGGCTCGGTCTGCACCAGGCCGCGTACTTCGCCGAGATCGTGCGGTCGGGTTTCCTCGCCGTCGACCCCGGCCAGCGGGAGGCGGCCGCGGCGCTGGGGATCCCCCAGGCCCGGCAGTTCTGGCGGATCCAGTTGCCGCAGGCGCTGCGCATCATCGTCCCGACCACCGGGAACGAGGTCATCGGCCTGCTCAAGGGGACCTCGGTCGTCTACGTCATGGCGCTGCCGGAGCTCTTCTACCAGGTGCAGGTCGTCTACAACCGCACCGGCCGGGTCATCCCGCTGCTGCTGGTCGCGGCCGTCTGGTACACGGTCCTCACCACCGTCCTGTCGGTGCTGCAGTGGCTCGTCGAACGCCACTACGGCCGGGGCAGTTCCCGCGCCGGCACCCCGCTGCCGTTCCTGACCCTCCTCCGCACCGCGCGTGCGGGCCGCGCCCGACGCCACGGAGATGCCCGATGA